From the Chaetodon auriga isolate fChaAug3 chromosome 17, fChaAug3.hap1, whole genome shotgun sequence genome, the window CCGTGTACATAAGAACCCCCTGCAGGATAACAAATGAGAGTAGAGAATTTGGTTTGTTATGGTTAAACGTGACTAGTGCATTTGCCTGTTTCTTTCAGTTTGGTTAGGAAagtgtgaaagctgtcagttGATCTCTGGAGCACAGCAAAGCATGGCACCAAGACAAGTGATATAACACCATACGGACGGGACAGCCTGTGAATATACAGTAGATGATTGTCCAAACCTTTGTGTCAACACTAAATGAGACAATAACTGTAAAACAAATACTTAACATTACTCAATTAATAGAGATTTAGCAATGTTTAAATAATAGTatacattttacagcattttttaaaaaccatTTTGTCAATCTGAAAAAGATACTTGaatgagggaaaacaaattCATCGAGCTAAAAAAGCAGAGACTCTTACCTTAGGTGAGACAAAGATGCCGGAGCCTATCATATTCCCCACAATGAGACAGACCCCATAGAGGAGGGAAATCTCCTGCTTCAGCCGCATACCACTGCCCTGAGAAGCCGAGTCTGCCTCGGCAACCATTCTGAGGGATTTACAGCCTTCAGCCTCAACTCAGAAGAGGTGACAGGGGAGAGACGGGCAGTGATAAAGAGTACAGACTGGTTCCAGCAGCACCAGAAACTGAGACGAGGTGAAAGAATAGaacaatggaaagaaaagaggcgTGTGGACCAAgatgagagaaagggaggagggtCAAACAGCCATTGCCGAATCCATGAGGTAACTCTCCACTGGTACgctctgaaagaaaaacaagaaaacaccaTATCACAGAAACACTTAACACTTGTCAGTAGCTTTAATAGTTAAGCTTCAAGTAAATGTAGTATCACACCCTTAAGGCACCTAATAGAAACTTGGCAATGAGGCGACTACATTTGAGTAAATTAATGGAAGTTAATGACATCCTTGATTTATGAAGTTCTTTGCATGTAAGAAGCAGTAAGTAAGTCAGTCTGCTACAGAAACCACAAACCAGCCTTTACAACCAGAgaccaaacagaaacaatgcaaAATATTATTCCAGATGCAGAATTGATTGTATAATAATCGGAATCACAATTTAACAAAGCCCAACATTGGCAATCGCAAATTAGCTGTCaaagttcatttaaaaatatgacATATCAAGCCAAACCGAATATcccacctcctcttccctgtTCCTCAGTCCATAATTAGCATATGAATTCCTGAGTTATGgccataaaaatgttttgtgtagTGGCAATGACCTTTGATCACCAAAATCTAACCAGTTCATCTTTGAGTCTAACTGAGCATTTCTGCCAAACTTGAAGAAATTCCATCAAGGCACTCCTGAGATCTCTTGTTCACAAGAATGGGATAGCACAACCTGAAAAAACATAATGCTCCCAGCCTTGGCTCTTGCCAGTTTGGAGACATAAAATTATTGCTTCTGCAATCTTAGGAACATTTCTGTGAGCCACAGGTCAGCTGGCAGACATTTTCtagttgttgttgtgtgtttttaataattcCATCAGTGTGTTGTACAAGCTTGTGCCGCAATGTCCTGGTAGCAAAACAAAGTATGTATGCAAGTATGCAAAGTATGTGCTTTTGAAAGTcacctttgtgttttaatccaAAGACAACAGAGCGTACACCTGCTGTTATCATGTGACCTGGATACGTTATCTGAGTAATGACGTTTGATCATAGGCTTTTGTATTTAAGCCTGGGATTAATACTGGAAGTATTCTCTAACTTGTTAACACAAAAGGCACATCCCAGCCCTCACTGGCACTGACAACAGAGGCCccaaagaaaaatgtgttttccaaatATTTAGAGCTCAGTTGTACGATTATGCTTCAATAATGATCTGGCGTCACTTACTTGTTACAGGACAggaaaacaaatataaaatcaAAGGCCATCTGGGAGGAAAATGTTTATAATAGTATTCCCTGTCATGCATGACTTTGGGGACATCAACCAAACTTAAGTTTTAATCATTAACTATTGCTCAAAACCTTTTATCTATGTTAAACAAATAAGGAGAAAAATATCAGTGTAACAGGTGGCTAAAGACATTtaaacagcagtgtttctgtgttcagtgCACCTTACATTCAGCTATACGCCCTCATGCCCAACCCACCATGCTCTTTCCATgtttaaacacaaacataatgaTATTgacaaaactaaacaaaaccCCCCAATTAATAAGACCATAACTAAAACAGTCCCCCAGGACCATGGTGCACAGCTGCTACAATCAgacttcttttctctgtttcacatcaTGTTTCTGGTAGAGATGAACCGGTACTGATATCAAATATTGGTCCTATACTGACTGAAATAGCTGGGTAttggtgttgttgtttaccaaaaaacatttcagtatAGTTATATCgatgtgtttatttattgtattcTGTTTCACAACGTTAGGGAAGTAATGTGTAAGTCAAGCCTGATGCTGCCTTACATATAGAAGAATGATCTCAGCCTCTTTCCCACAGCGCATACATCTTATTAATTAAACACTATCATAGGTATGGACCCATACCCAAAGCCCAGAAAACGGTACCGGGAATGAACCAGCCGGATCGCAAGTAAACATCTTCAATCTAAAACCAAACATGGACAGGAGTGGATAGTCAGCCGAGGGGAAACACTGCACCCCATGACTACACCAATGAAATGTGCGAGCATCTGCACGGCCCGTCTGAGCCAACATGGCTGCTACAGTTAACTATCCCTGTACACAAGCTCAAGAGACATCTCTGTGGAGGAAACTGTTTTATTTCCCATCATTCTCAACCACGTTTGCTGTTCATAAACCCCGCGTTCATAAGGAATTCGTTCAATAAAGTACCACAAAGTTATTGTCCGTTAAAAGCTCATTACACATAAAGAAATAGCGTCCTCTCATGTCAGACCCAACTTTCCACTTTAAAACCTGAACAGACTGCGGTCGTGGAGCTGGGAGACGTGAACCGTGGACACGGACAACTGTCACAGTGTGTCTCGACGTTCCCTTCACTTCAAGTAAGAGCTAAACAGGCATAAATCCATCTGTGTCCCTCACAGTACTGTTAACCAAACCAGCCGCTCCCGTTTCTCCGCTCTGATACACCAAAATCATCGCCCTCTGTTAATGATTAGCGCCTTGTTAGCACTGgcctgatacacacacacaagaggatGGTGAGGGATCAATCAAACGGTTTCACCACACTAACGCTTACTGTCTAGCTGTCACTGGGAAGAGTATCCATCTTAAAGTCAATGTGCGGCAGCTCATAAAGCAAACAGAGCTAGCTGCGACGCAACTGATGCTCGACATTGCATGATGCTGCTGATGTACATGCTAACGTCTGTATGTTATACTAACGTTTAATGATGGTGGCAAAGGTTAACGTTACTTCGAGTTGAAACGCTTCGCCTTCATGTCATTTCATAGCCCAGGACATCATTTCTAAGTGGGACATAATGTCTGTatccaaaaataaaagataagaGTAACTATTTACCTCTGTCGTGTCGGTTTTCCGTCCAGCGGACCACGCAGCCACACATGTGGCCAACTTTAGCTTCTCAGCGTTTCAGCTAACCCTTCCTCATCATCAACCGCCAAAGGATGGCTGGCACCACCCACTGTCCATCCGTCCGAGCGCCGCCGCGGCGATGACGGATAATTACACACCCAATAAAAGACTAAAGCTTATCGGATTTAATTTTAAGTTAATTTTAATCGATGACAGCCACTGTAAAGGCTTTCCATTACACGACAGGCAATAACCAACGGACACACACGTACTAATACTTACGATAGGCTCCCCTGGGGGTCAGCGCATTGATCTCAGTGTATTTGCGCAGTGACGCGGTCACACAGGTGTGTCGCTGTGAATTGGCAGCAGCTTTATTAAGAtagtaaaaatgtgtttgctgatCTGCCAAATTTGCATTTAACAGTCAAAACACATTATCTTGGGCTACTTTATTCTGGAAAAGGAATATGTATGAACATTGCCGACTAAGAACTCTATCATGTTGGGGAATGAGGCACTTGGGCACTTCAATTAAAACAGAGtttctaaaaaaaatcattgttaGAGGCCTCCTCCACACTTATATTgagatttcctgtttttatacTCTTGCTCAGTTGTCCTGTGTATTACACTGTAGGTTTGTACCTTATTTCATATCTTGTTGTGCCTTATTTGTAGTCTGAATGTTTGCATCTCTCCCACTTATTAATTATTTCCGTTCCTTCTGTTATAAAACCCTGTCCTGGTTAATCAGTGACCATTCATAAGGTCATACACTTGGCATTTATGCATGGTTTTAAATAAACGGTAGCAGCGTAACTGGTTTGTTATCTGTGTAAACGTGCTTTTTGATAAGGGACATGTCGTTGGAGTTGTAAGGACTCTGGTGCTACTTTGTGTTGCTTACATATACTCTCAGAGTTAAATGTACTCTCGTGCATCGAGTCAGTTGTTGGTAAAACGTGTCTGAATGAAGCTTGGCCTGTATGGTATGCTGTGCAATGAATTATTCTATACTAAAGGCTATTATGGATTAATTTCCATGACATGCGTTCCTCAAGCGCATATAACTTGAGATTTGCTGCCCCCTAGTGATTATTCCTTTTAATGATTCCACCCATCTGGATTTGAGGAtcagtgttttctgcatttACAAAAACGTGATTACTGGTATGATACAGCCGGTTGATCGAGCATTTGATCAAATAGGCTGCTTTAGGTTTTAGATGTCATCCAGTAGGCTATATGAAGACAGGGCAACTGCTTGTACTTCTTCTCCTGCCGGATTCTTCTAAAATGGCAGCATGTGACACGGTTAGGCTCGTAAGGAACTACATCAAAGCAAAAATTTCcgaaaatgttaaaaaataatgtaTGCTAAATCTAAATGGTATCCTTTCAAGAGCCatccctcctctttcagcaccatggacagagagcGTTAATGTTCTGCTCAtcaccacagaaacaaagagggaaaCACCCACACTGTTAAAGGCCTGAACTCTCCGATGCGAGGGGACACTGCATTTGTCAGGCCTTTGGTTTGGAGAGGCGCGTCAGGGGACTGTGGTAGCCAATATGCTTTAGGAGGAACTTCAAGGCTCATTACTGAACCACTGTCAAGCCAATCAGATTATATTAAGACACTTCCTGTAAATAATTTCACAATAAAGGCTTTTAAACTATGGTGCATCTTAATGTAACGCTCGGATGTTTGAAACTTGAAATTTGATGGGTGGTTTTATTGTACCAAATACCACAAAACACCAAAATTCTGGATTTATCTTATGGTGTTGAAACTGCAccagcatttatttatttttttagggATAAAAATGAGAtgatacaaataaaacaaatgacaatTTATTATCAAGAAGGATACCTCCTTCAGTCAACACAACCCAGCCTCACAGAAACAAAGTTCTTCCTCCCTCTGGAGGaatgtgctgaaaacaaacaattagTCACCATGAACCTTAACCtggaataaaaatgtttttaaagagtggaaatgagatgatgtatttttaaattttaataatagataaaaaagaacattttcttgaaaaatgactaaaactgtttatcaattatcaaaatagctgccgCTTAATTCTGACTAATTGACATATTGTTGCACATCACATCAGGGCAGGCATGGCCTCATTATCCGAACGACACTGTGCCGATCCTTGTCTATAATGAAACTCgtttgtcttttattctgaagaCTAGGTCTGCAAACTTCCGTTTGTGCTCCAGTTATTTTCCGCTGACTTGACGCAGCACATAACAGACCACCAGGCGCACCGGCAGCCCCCGTCTCTGCTGACTCAGTGCCTTACCAGCAGTCCCTTCACCCCGAGATACAGCATCCAGCAACCGACGCACACTCCTCCGGTCAACCCGCCCCGGCACCACCGAACAGAAATGGCCAAGACCGCAATCGGTGAGTTTTGCACttcatccttttttctttctgagatAACAGCGGCTTCACAGGTTTGAGGATGCTGAGAGGCTGTGGCGACACCCATGGCACAAAAGGATGCTGAGGGTTGATGAGAGGGAGCGGCCAAACTCCTCTGCAAGTCTATAAGATCAAGTTGCGTGATCGAAGCAGCATTTTCTTGCTCTTCACTCTTAATTTCGGCTTTCAAGagtcatttttgtgtcttttggcTGATCTTGAGTCCAAATTATTGCTGATCAATACGAGCCAGCTTGGAATTCAGTTGGCCATATGAGTGACGCATATTTTTATTCATCCGAAAGCAGGAGAATTAAAAAGGAGTGAATCCATATCGAGAGGAGAAAGGcgatttttatttctcctctcacAGCAGCGTTTGGTCGATGCCTGCCTGCCGCACCTGCCCCTTCCTGCCTGACTCAGAGCCGTGCGGCATAATGCAGCGCCAGCGACCCCACCCAACATCTCCGGTCCCCTCAAAGCGAGCCAGCCGCCCTCCAGGGTGTGAAATATTTTCACCGTGGCAAATCTCCTTATTAAAACTGGGCCATCTTATGTAGCTGGAGTGTAAAGCCTGCTGAACCAATTTTGTGGATGACCGCTAAAGGcatgaatgagagagagaggggggagagagagagaggagaaaaaaaagagcatccttctcctgctttgcAGTCGAGGGGAAGAATTTACGACTGGCgatgaaaatgaatgtcatCTCAGAAAGATCAGACTCCAATCCTATTAGGAAGGTTATAGACTGTGAATGTGGCCTATTATGTTCGATAAATGTGTTATTACCAGGCCACAGCAGTATATATAGGGTGAAATAAAATGTGGTTGCACGTTGTGGCAGGTGTTggccttgtttttgtgtcaacCTTTGAATCTCCATATGAAGGCGTgacatatttttatttgtgaGGATTTGATTATTTGAACATGTGACTCTGTGAGCTGTCTcaggcctgcagacagacacctGTGCCCATGTCTGAGGCTGGGGTCAGGGTGTTTGTGCGTGACCAGCccagtctgtttgttttctggctgACCAGACACTTGATGGATGGAAGGGcacggagacagacagcagtaaGGGTCCTGGTGTCTGCGTTGAGGGACGCCTGAACTAAACCCTGACTGTTATATTtattcccctctcctcctcctcctcctcctcctcctcctctgcctcctcctcttctcctctcctccatgatTTGAGCTGTGGACAGGCAGAATGGGATGGGCAGGGAGCAGACACTCTGGGAGACAGCAGCCATCACGCCAGTCAGCGCCCAGCAGGTCGCTGAGTTCATGTCGGCTCTTAGTATTTTAGCACTGTGAGGCAGGACGAATGCCCCTGcatgtatgtgaatgtgtgttttttttcccgtTCCTCGGAGGAGAACTGAAAATAGAGACACATTAAAGTCTCTGCATTACACGAGCGTCAACTATCCTACAAAACAAGCTCATGCTCTGAACCACTCCCATGTGCATTAAGGCCTCTAAGCACTTCTCCTGATCCTTATCGTGCACACTTGTCATATCCAATTAGGTGTGGTCGTTCAGCTATTTCCCTAAAATCAATTCCTTTGTGTGCAGAAACAGAAGCTTCTCACTCCACCGTCAATTTTCAAGCCACGGCCAAATTCAGCtatatttctcatttcatcatcttcatcgctGTTGTCGTAATGTGCATGAAGCTCTCTTGGACACATAGCTCATCCTGATTCATCACCGGGTCTCATCGATCAATGCAGAACACTCCCATTACTGGTTCAGATGACTGTTGCTCTTTAAGGAAGAGGTGACATCAATCCAGTGCTGATGGTATGTCCTCTGCTCATGATCTGTTCATCATTTGTGATAATCAGCATCTGGGTGAGACAGTTCAGACGTTTTAGTGCCCTAGTCTGGCAAATTTTATGTTCCTCGGGTTGTACATGATGCACATTGGCACAGTTTAGCAGAAAGCCATTTGCTCCTTTAATATTCTGTGACACAAGATCCCTCTGCAGATGTAATGCGCTGATCGGGAATTAATCAGGTGCTGACAGAAATGTAATTGCCAACAATTTTGATCATCCGTCAGTCAAAAttgtattcatttttcaaacaaaaacaccaaaaaatgtcttgtttcaCCTTCTTAACTGTGATGATCGGCTGCTTCGCTCGACTTTATGtgataataaactgaaaatgtttgggttttgccgaacaaaaaagacatttaaagccATCATCCTGGGATTTTCACagttatttgacattttataaaccaGAAGCTTTATGAATTCATTGAAAATGATCTTGCAGCCCTACACTGACCTCCTTGGATGGACACCGGGTGTGGTTCAGGAAAAACTTGCCCATCTCTCCTACAATGACTGGCCTTGCCCCTGAGCTGCTGGGTGCCATAATGTTTCCTTTAATAAGCAATTTTGCTGTCGTAGTAACCTTATAATTTTTGTGATTATATTGCTGCTGGGTGGCCCTGCTGTAAATGGCCCGTATGTACCGGATACAGATGCCAAGCCCATTCTGCTGCGAGGTTATAGGAGCCAGGAGGGCAGGAAACACTGTGATACACGAGGTCACATTTTGACAGCCTTCATAGGCAGTTTGCTCACAGCCTTGACAGCAGTatctttgatgttttttgagCGAAAATGCACAAAGTCGATCCCCAATTGTTCACCACTCTCTGTTTAAATTCTTACAGTGAGGGTTTGGTGCtttgagagaggaagaagtggtGGTGGTTTGGAGAAATAAAGGAGGCAAAGTACCAAATAGAGGTGTGGTGGTTTGCACTAAAGCAGAACTGAAGCTCCCAGGAGATGCAGGAGAAAAATagagagggagaatgagaaAATGGGATCGAGAGGAAGAATACATCAGCAACAGATGAAACGGAGGCTTGGGCCCGCAGAAGGTGGTGGTGAAGAGGGATGCTTGCGGGGGAGGAGGTACACTAGATATTGATGATCTGTGCTCTTTGGCTGATGGATTGAAAGAGGAAGTGCAACGCgctggctgtgtgtctgtggtcggtacaggaggagcagctctcCGAGAGGATGCAGAGCTGACTGGTTGAAACCAGCCTGCCGGAAAAGTGAGGGAGCACTGGAGTGGTGTCGTCTGAAATTATTTTGTCTCGTCTCAGATTGACAAGAGAAGCTGACCCGGCATGTCTGACACGCAGCCGGCATCTTTAAACAGCTGCCCGTGTTTGAACACCTCCTGCTGTGGAATGTCATTCTGGATCGTTTGTCATTGTTATGTGCCCGAGCCACTCGGGATGAGCTTATTACTACAGAAGGAGAAGATCTTTTCTCTCAGGAGAAATAAAGCAgcaatttcatatttttgcacAATAGAGAATCTCATATATTTTTGATTAGGGATATAAAAGGAAAATCTCCACGGCCTTGAGTTAGAGAGCAGTTTCAATTTACAGTGAGTGCTTATCTTTCAAGacaacaaagacatgaaatgtACTGTGATGCAGTACAAACCAAGCTTTTTACTCACCTCAAATAAAACTTAACAAACTGCAATAGAGCTGCAAGGattagtcatttttttttaagtaaaaatgccaaacattagATTGTTCCAGCTGTTCAAATGTGGATTTCTATCATTGAAAATGGATTAtgtttgggttttagactgttagctggacaaaacaagacatttggtGACAGCCCCTTTGGCTCTAGGAAATTGCAAAGGggatttttcacagttttttgaTGTCCGAACACCgaatgattaactgattaatcaagaaaatagtTGAattgattatttaaaaaagaaaattgttgCAGCCCTGAAATAGAAATCTGGATCTAAATGTTTGGTTTGAAAAGATTATTGAATTGAGAAGTGGCCCCACCCAGAACTTGGCAACGCCAAACAAGAATCTCTGCTGATCTGCTCCATAAGCACTTAACCCAAATTACCTGCTCCACTGAAGTGCTCACTGTTTGAGTCTTCAGCTGTCAAGTGGGCTTGTGTGTGGGAGAAAATGGCTGCTGGGGGTCTTGACACATACACAGCGCTTAATGAGCCTGTGACAACCCTCCTAAAGCTCTGTTCCCCCTCTCTTGTCAGCAGGAATGGTGCAGTCCACTAATTACAAATTAAAGCGCTCCCCACCTGAGATGGCTGCTTCCATTAGGCTGTCCTGGGGCCAGTTGATGGTGGCTGCAGGTCCCACTGGGAGCTGCCCCCTTTGCTGGTTTTTAATCCTCCTGTCTGACTGTTTATATCAGAAAGGTGTTACTATCATCGCAAAGCCCCACCCTGATGttttctccatcttcctccatcagttctttcctttcatctcacTACTTTCTGTTTCTCTACCAAACACCACCTTTATCTCCATTCCTactcatcccctctctctcccagtatttctctgttttttgcaCACCCCCTACCATGCTCCCCACCCTCTCCCACTTCCTCCTCAGGGAAGGGGTTAACAAGGCCATCAGAGAGTAGTGAGAGCTACATCTGAGAGTTGATCACATTACTGTGGCGTCTGCCAGTCTGCAGGGCAGAAAGCGAGACacagggagaagaagagagagtgagcgGGGAATATGAGCGAGGAAGAGGATTTGGATTAATCATACTGTACACCGTACCCCACCACGGAGAAGCTCTTTCAAAGCAGATCTCATTTCTGCCTTTGCTACTATAGCCTCCTGCAAATCATGAATCAACGTGGCGCACTTCAGCCCTGCGGGCCTCGTGCTCTGGGTGATGGATTTTGCCATAATATGACGGCTGGCATGCAAATCTCCACTATGGGGCGGTGTGCACTGACAGAACACAGCAGCCATGTGCTAAAAGCAGAATATTTCACAACCTGCAGCGTGTTGCGGATATTTTTGCCGTTCTCCCTGCAGGGACTGCTGCTGAACTCTGGGCTCATATTACAAAGTAGTAGGTGCCAAGAACAcaggaataaaaaagaaatcaaggtTAGACAAGGTTGgttgttcttttctgtgtttcctctgtctgcccTTTGGAGCACTCTGTCCCTACCAGTTGAGCAGGGAGCAGGTTGCCAAATACAGCAATGATTTGATGCCGGCTTTGCTTCAATGTTATTAACGTTTTGGACCATAAATGGACCAGCAGTGGACAGTCGTATTGCTGTGTTATGCTGATAAGCTAAACCGTCGGCTAAGCCGCAGACAAAGAAGATATCCAAAGATTATCTGAATATCTGTCATAAATCCTGGTTTCTTTGCTCTCTAAATTACCCGAAAAGCTAAAACTAATCTTTGGTGCATTTTGGTGTTAGCTGTGGAGCGGCTGACAGCCAATAGGGCGTTGTCTGGCTGTGTTAATAAATAACAGGCCAAAATTAAATGCATAGCTAATGATGTGTGGAGAATCCTGTAGGGAAGACAGCATCTTGGCTGTTGGGGAAATTAGGCCAAGTGAGGACACATCCCTCCTGCTCCCCTCGCGactctgtgaaaacaaagacCACAAAATGCCTACAAATCCCAGAGCAGTTCGGCTCCACAAGACTTCCTTTGAAGAGTTTTCTTTTTGGAGGACTTGACGCATAATTAAGTGTTTACATCAAAGCCCTCCTGTGGAGGTAGAAATGGGTTAACagtgtttcatctttttgtATGTTACTAGGTTAATGATAttttatgtatgtgcatgtgtgttagcaGGACACTCAGTTTACATACAGCTGCGAGTGtaacacacagtcatgtttacCTCCACAGCTTacaaagagaagatgaaggagatcTCAGTTCTCTCGCTCATCTGCTCTTGTCTGTACCCAGAGACCCGCAAAAACATCATGGGCGACTTTGAAGGTATGTGGTACTCAGGCTGAAGGCTTCCATTTTTATCTTCTGTATCAAACACACTTGAATGAAAAGTCACACGTGGACAACAAgggtttttctgtctgtctgtctgtctttctccgTAATACACGCACAAGCAGACATGGACATCAAGCCCATTAATAAGCGAGCCTCAGGCCAGGCCTTTGAGGTCATCCTGAAGCCGTCCTCTCCTGTGTCTGATGTTACCCACTGCATCACCAACCCCCCAAAGAAGGAGCTTTCCCTGGACGACATCcagaagaagctggaggcaGCTGAGGACCGGAGGAGAGTAAGGAAGTTTATTGCACGCAGCTACCAGATATCACTTTGCCTGTCTCAAAACTAAACCAATTCTGacccaaaacaaaaagagaaattcaacctTAACGAATGAATGCCAATAGAATGCTGTAATAAGTATTTCCCTTGACATCTAATTTGATGTCTGGTTGTTTGTTCAGTTGTGCATCATATTGACTACTGCGACTGCAAAACGGCCAGGAAAAATCTAAACTTCCTGCATCTCATTGGTTCAAATGTCAATACAGTCGGTCAAGCAGCCGACAAATCCAGCAACCCAACAACAAATCAATCACACAATCAATAACCCAGTTTGACAGAACACCAGATGTCCAATACTGTCAagtcaaacatacagtatatcatataAATTAGAGTACATGCCATGAGAGGATGAAGGTGAAGAGAAGTTCTCTTACttacagacatttttctgcttAACGTTAATGTGTGAGCATGATTTGTTGCACCGGCTCTGACTCACACTTAAATTTAGAGAAAAATCAATGGGTGGCGTTGAGTAAATCAGTGCCTCGCTATCGACCCTCGCTCTCTGactccttctctctgctgcccttcactcttcctcctccagtcccAGGAGGCGCAGGTACTTCGGGCCCTGGCTGAGAAGCGGGACCACGAGCGCGACGTGCTGCTGAAGGCCATAGAGGAGAATAGCAACTTCAGCCGCATGGCCGAGGAGAAGCTCCAGATGAAGATGGAGCAAAATGAGGAGAACCGGCTGGCTTATATGGCCGCCATTATGGAGCGCCTGCAGGAGAGGGTGAGGAGCAGGGGCATCCAAGTCTTCATCACACTGCCAGGGAAAATTCTGCAAACAAAACCTCAAAAACGCACACTTACGTTAAAGCTACGCTAAGTCTGAACTAAGCTAGTGTCATGGGGCAACTGGCTTCTGGTGGTGTGGGGGGGgtgcatgaaaagtgacagcaaGTTGAAAAGAAAGACATGCAGGTGGAGACAAGAAGTAGTCTTGTGCTTGAGGTCAGTCGCCACTGCAAAGGCTGAGGAAAAACACGGTAGCCTcaacgtgtgtttgtgttttctctagGAGAGGCATGCTCAGGAGGTGCGCAGGAACAAGGAGCTGAGAGAAGAAGTGACAGCGTGAGAAGCCCCAACAACTTCTACGTCCCACCCCCAAAccctccccaccaccaccaccaccaccaccaccccc encodes:
- the stmn2b gene encoding stathmin-2b, translating into MAKTAIAYKEKMKEISVLSLICSCLYPETRKNIMGDFEDMDIKPINKRASGQAFEVILKPSSPVSDVTHCITNPPKKELSLDDIQKKLEAAEDRRRSQEAQVLRALAEKRDHERDVLLKAIEENSNFSRMAEEKLQMKMEQNEENRLAYMAAIMERLQERERHAQEVRRNKELREEVTA